A single Syntrophorhabdaceae bacterium DNA region contains:
- the nuoF gene encoding NADH-quinone oxidoreductase subunit NuoF, which produces MNTVRNHVLISIDANTVIAGARGVEEALIKEIASQGLSQEIAVLETGSVGIEDQGVVLVVYPEGIYYANVTPSDVPELVEQHLLKGRQVARLVLAHAPKRTVIRKEVTGLLREQPRIVLKNCGFINPESIEEAIAAGTYEAAAKALTSMKPDEVVAEVKHAGLAGRGGAAFPTGLKWEFASKVENPEKYVVCNADEGEPGTFKDRLILEGDPHKLVESMIIAGYAVGATKGFVYIRGEYTLSIERLEKAIADARKLGILGNNIFDSNFSFDIAVMKGAGAYVCGEETALIESLEGKRGHPRNKPPYPITSGLWGKPTVVNNVETLSNIPEIISGGAENFKKYGTEKCSGTKVYTILGHVVTPGLIEVEMGTTLRDIIFDYGGGIRGGKRFKGALVGGAAGAFLGPDMLDVKMDFVNLREYSAALGSGAILVMDEDTDIVDMLKSVLHFFKHESCGHCVPCRLGTARLVELIDRVASSVGDKTDVDGLLRISEVMKDTSFCPLGQSLYLPVSSALKYFRDEIVAQVQ; this is translated from the coding sequence ATGAACACGGTAAGAAATCATGTCCTTATAAGTATAGATGCCAATACCGTCATCGCGGGCGCCCGGGGAGTGGAAGAGGCGCTCATAAAAGAGATCGCGAGCCAGGGCCTTTCCCAGGAGATTGCAGTACTCGAGACGGGAAGCGTGGGAATAGAGGACCAGGGCGTGGTACTGGTCGTATATCCGGAAGGCATTTACTATGCGAACGTCACCCCGTCCGATGTGCCCGAGCTCGTGGAGCAGCATCTGCTCAAAGGGAGGCAGGTAGCCCGTCTCGTACTCGCTCACGCACCCAAACGCACCGTGATCCGCAAGGAGGTCACGGGGTTACTTCGGGAACAGCCCCGCATCGTCCTTAAAAACTGCGGTTTCATCAATCCGGAAAGCATTGAAGAGGCGATTGCAGCCGGCACTTACGAGGCGGCGGCAAAAGCCTTAACCTCGATGAAGCCCGATGAAGTGGTGGCCGAGGTGAAACACGCGGGTCTTGCCGGAAGGGGCGGCGCGGCATTCCCCACGGGACTCAAGTGGGAATTCGCTTCGAAGGTTGAGAACCCCGAAAAATATGTGGTCTGCAATGCCGATGAAGGCGAGCCGGGAACGTTCAAAGACCGTCTCATTCTGGAAGGCGACCCCCACAAGCTCGTGGAGAGCATGATCATTGCGGGATACGCGGTAGGCGCCACAAAAGGTTTCGTCTATATCCGGGGCGAGTATACCCTTTCCATCGAGAGGCTTGAAAAGGCTATCGCCGATGCGCGTAAACTGGGAATTCTCGGAAACAATATATTCGATTCGAATTTCAGCTTCGACATTGCGGTAATGAAAGGCGCCGGCGCGTATGTATGTGGCGAGGAGACGGCCCTCATCGAATCTCTGGAAGGCAAGAGAGGCCATCCAAGAAATAAGCCCCCCTACCCCATCACTTCAGGCCTTTGGGGCAAGCCCACAGTAGTCAATAACGTGGAGACCCTGTCGAACATACCGGAGATTATTTCGGGCGGAGCGGAGAATTTCAAGAAATACGGCACCGAGAAATGCTCGGGTACGAAAGTCTATACCATACTGGGCCATGTGGTCACCCCCGGTCTCATCGAAGTCGAGATGGGTACCACCCTTCGGGATATCATATTCGACTACGGCGGAGGCATCAGGGGTGGGAAAAGGTTCAAAGGAGCTCTCGTGGGCGGCGCCGCAGGCGCATTCCTCGGACCCGACATGCTCGATGTAAAGATGGATTTCGTGAACCTGAGGGAGTATTCGGCAGCCCTCGGCTCGGGCGCCATTCTGGTTATGGACGAGGATACGGATATAGTGGATATGCTGAAGAGCGTCCTTCACTTTTTCAAGCACGAATCGTGCGGCCATTGCGTGCCGTGCAGGCTTGGCACCGCCCGGCTCGTGGAGCTTATCGACCGTGTGGCCTCATCCGTGGGCGACAAGACCGACGTTGACGGGCTCCTTCGGATCTCGGAGGTCATGAAGGACACTTCCTTCTGTCCCCTCGGACAGTCCCTTTACCTCCCCGTATCGAGCGCGCTTAAATATTTCCGGGACGAGATAGTCGCCCAGGTCCAATAA
- a CDS encoding NAD(P)H-dependent oxidoreductase subunit E has product MADDNHECTCAQLSEEELYPRLDLIIEEHRGKPEELIMALHKAQNLFGYLPRKVQQKVAEGLGVSMNEVYGVITFYSFFSTVPKGRHSVKVCLGTACYVRGGQQTLGKVEKELKVDVGSTTEDRRYSVDVVRCIGACGLAPAMLVDNDVYGRVKTTKIMEILDQYK; this is encoded by the coding sequence ATGGCCGATGACAACCATGAATGCACATGCGCTCAATTGAGCGAAGAAGAGCTTTACCCAAGATTAGATCTGATCATCGAAGAACACCGCGGAAAGCCGGAAGAGCTGATTATGGCCCTTCATAAGGCGCAGAACCTCTTCGGCTATCTTCCGAGGAAAGTGCAGCAGAAGGTTGCGGAAGGCCTCGGGGTCTCCATGAACGAAGTGTACGGGGTAATTACCTTCTATTCCTTCTTCTCTACCGTACCCAAGGGACGCCACAGCGTGAAAGTCTGCCTCGGCACCGCATGCTACGTCAGGGGCGGCCAGCAGACCCTCGGGAAAGTCGAGAAAGAGCTGAAAGTCGACGTGGGCTCGACCACGGAAGATAGAAGGTATTCGGTAGATGTGGTCCGTTGTATCGGGGCATGCGGCCTCGCTCCTGCCATGCTGGTCGATAACGATGTGTACGGTCGGGTGAAAACGACGAAAATAATGGAAATTCTTGACCAATACAAGTAA
- a CDS encoding NADH-dependent [FeFe] hydrogenase, group A6, with protein sequence MMINATINKIEVEVEEGTTVLEAARKAGFRIPTLCYNPDLTPEGSCGLCVVEIEGFPAMKRACMTRLERGWKVHTNTAKVRSARKEIVELILSNHDMDCLTCVKNQACELQYVAKLVGINTLTYPRLEQTRPIDTTSASIVRDPNKCILCGRCIQVCSEIQTVNALSLDQRGFDTQITDAFNQGMGNSVCVNCGQCTVYCPVGALYEKSHVDKVWEALNDPDKHVVVQEAPAVRAMLGEEFGMEPGTLVSGKMHAALRRLKFDAVFDTNFTADLTIMEEGTEIVDRITKNRDLPVITSCSPGWVKFLETFYPDLVKNASSAKSPQQMFGTLAKTYYAELKGIPAEKIVSISIMPCTAKKFECERPEMRTSGYQDVDYVLTTREIARMMKEAGIDLKEMPDELADDPLGEYTGAGTIFGATGGVMEAALRSAFFLITGRELENPDITALRGMKGVKELEVDVDGLKIKTAVAHGLGNARKLLDKISEQIAATGKSEYQIVEVMACPGGCVGGGGQPWGSDMARRARRGQTLYAEDKSLPLRRSHENPSIKAIYEKYLGQPYTGKAHHLLHTHYIKRSKVDGKVISE encoded by the coding sequence ATGATGATTAATGCAACCATAAATAAGATAGAAGTTGAGGTAGAGGAAGGAACCACCGTCCTCGAAGCAGCGAGGAAGGCGGGTTTCAGAATTCCCACCCTCTGCTATAATCCCGATCTTACCCCGGAGGGCTCATGCGGGCTTTGCGTGGTGGAAATCGAGGGTTTCCCCGCCATGAAAAGGGCGTGCATGACCCGTCTCGAGCGGGGCTGGAAGGTCCACACCAATACGGCTAAAGTGCGCAGCGCCAGAAAGGAGATCGTGGAGCTTATCCTCTCCAATCACGATATGGACTGCCTGACCTGTGTAAAGAACCAGGCATGCGAGTTGCAGTATGTGGCCAAGCTCGTGGGCATAAACACCCTCACTTACCCGCGGCTGGAACAGACAAGGCCTATCGATACGACAAGCGCCTCTATCGTGAGAGACCCCAACAAGTGCATCCTCTGCGGCAGGTGTATTCAGGTATGCTCCGAGATTCAGACGGTAAATGCTCTGTCCCTCGACCAGAGGGGCTTCGATACCCAGATCACCGACGCCTTTAATCAGGGCATGGGAAACAGCGTCTGCGTCAACTGCGGCCAGTGCACCGTCTATTGTCCGGTGGGCGCCCTGTACGAAAAAAGTCATGTGGATAAAGTATGGGAGGCGCTAAACGATCCCGATAAGCACGTAGTGGTCCAGGAAGCACCTGCAGTACGGGCCATGCTCGGAGAAGAGTTCGGTATGGAGCCGGGGACCCTCGTCTCCGGTAAGATGCACGCGGCCCTCAGGCGCCTCAAGTTCGATGCTGTCTTTGACACGAATTTCACCGCCGACCTCACCATTATGGAAGAAGGCACGGAGATCGTGGACAGGATTACGAAAAACAGGGACCTGCCGGTCATCACCTCCTGTTCTCCGGGATGGGTTAAATTCCTGGAAACCTTTTACCCCGATCTGGTAAAGAATGCATCGTCGGCCAAGTCGCCCCAGCAGATGTTCGGCACCCTGGCGAAAACCTATTATGCGGAGCTTAAGGGCATACCCGCGGAAAAGATCGTCTCCATCTCCATCATGCCCTGTACCGCCAAGAAATTCGAATGCGAGCGTCCCGAGATGAGGACGAGCGGATATCAGGACGTGGATTACGTCCTGACCACGAGAGAGATCGCCAGGATGATGAAAGAAGCGGGTATCGACCTCAAGGAGATGCCCGATGAGCTGGCGGACGACCCCCTCGGCGAATACACGGGCGCGGGCACCATCTTCGGCGCCACGGGCGGCGTCATGGAGGCAGCCTTGCGAAGCGCCTTCTTCCTCATCACCGGCCGGGAGCTCGAAAACCCTGACATTACCGCTTTAAGAGGCATGAAGGGCGTCAAGGAGCTCGAAGTGGACGTGGATGGCCTCAAGATAAAGACCGCCGTTGCCCACGGTCTCGGAAACGCGAGGAAGCTCCTCGACAAGATATCGGAGCAGATCGCGGCTACAGGAAAGAGTGAATATCAGATTGTCGAAGTCATGGCGTGTCCGGGAGGCTGCGTGGGCGGCGGAGGACAGCCGTGGGGCAGTGACATGGCAAGAAGGGCACGCAGGGGCCAGACCCTCTATGCAGAGGACAAATCTTTGCCTCTCCGCAGATCTCATGAGAACCCCTCAATAAAGGCTATTTACGAAAAATATCTGGGTCAGCCCTATACCGGAAAGGCCCATCACCTCCTCCATACGCACTACATCAAGAGAAGCAAGGTCGACGGAAAGGTGATCTCGGAATAG